ACCGGCGCCGAGTTCGCCAGCGCGTACCTGGCGATGGGGGTCGAGGTCACCCTGGTCTCCAGCCGGGACCGGGTGATGCCGCACGAGGACGCCGACGCTGCCGCTGCCATCGAGCGGGTGTTCCGCAACCGGGGCATGAACATCCTCAACAACTCCCGGGCCGACGCGGTCCGGCGTACCGCGGACGGCGTCGAGGTGGAGCTCTCCGACGGCCGCAAGGTCTTCGGCTCCCACGCGCTGATCGCGGTCGGTTCGATCCCGAACACCGCCGACCTGGGCCTCGCCGAGTACGGCGTGCAGCTGGGCCGGGGTGGCTACGTCACGGTCGACCGGGTGTCCCGCACCAACGTGCCCGGCATCTACGCCGCCGGTGACTGCACCGGCGTGCTGCTGCTGGCCAGCGTCGCCGCCATGCAGGGCCGGATCGCGATGTGGCACGCGCTCGGCGAGGCGGTCCGCCCGCTGCGGCTGCGCACCGTCGCGGCGAACGTCTTCACCGACCCGGAGCTGGCCACGGTGGGCGTCTCCCAGGACGAGGTGGACTCCGGCAAGGTGCCGGCCCGGCAGGTGATGCTGCCGCTGTCCGGCAACGCCCGGGCCAAGATGGACGATCTTTCCGACGGCTTCGTGAAGCTGTTCTGCCGGCCGGCCAGCGGTCAGGTGGTCGGCGGTGTGGTGGTCGCCCCTAAGGCCAGCGAGCTGATCCTGCCGATCACCATGGCGGTGGAGAACAACCTCACCGTCAACGAGCTGGCACAGACCATCACCATCTACCCGTCGCTGTCCGGCTCGATCACCGAGGCGGCCCGCCAGCTCATGCTCCACGAGCTGGAGTGACCCGCCACCGGGCGACCGGCGTCCGGGCCAGGGTCACCGCGACGGTGCCGAGCACTGCCACCTCGGTGAGGATGAGCAGGCGCTCGGCCAGGCCGATGAGCAGGCGCTCACCGGGGTAGGCGGACCAGATCATCGCCGTCGCCAGGGCCAGGCTGAGCAGGACGAGGGTGCGCAGCGTCCGGGCGGCGGGTGCCAGGTCGGGCCGGCGGGCGAGCAGCCAGCCGGCGGCCGGCAGCGCCAGGAAGGCGACCACCGAGGCGTACCGGTGCAGGTACGCGGCGGTGGTCATGGCGGTGCCCGGCTCGTTCGTCGGCACCACCGCGGCCAGCAGCAGCCCGGCCACCCACGCGCCGAGCAGCAGCTCGGTCGGTCGATCGGAGACCGGCTGGGGCGGTCCGGCGCGGCGCAGCCCGTACAGCAGCGCCACGGTGGCGAGCGCGAGCACCACCATCGCGATGTCGATGACGCCGCCCCGGTCGGAGACCGCGAAGTCGCTGATGGTCAGCGCCCACGGGTTGAGGTCGTCGTTGACTTCGAGGTGACCGATCACGGTGAGCAGCGCCGCCAGCGCGATTCCGCCGAGGGCGAGCAGGCCGGTGCTCCGGGTTCCAGGCATGCCTCAGCCTGTCGCCGCAGAGACCCGAGCCGGATCCGGGACGGCCACCGAAATCGTCCCGGGGGACCACCCCTAGACGTACCCGGACAGCGACCGGTGCGACCCTCAGTCGATGGGGATGTCGGCTGCGGCGGCGGCGCGGGCGTGCCGGGCGCTGACCAGGGTCATCGCCCAGCCGGCCGCGGCGAAGCCGGCCGCCGCGGCGGTGGCGATGATGGCCAGCCGCCACGCCGACTCGGTCAGCGCGGTGCCGCCCAGGTGCCCGACCAGTGCGCCGTAGGTGGCCCAGCCCAGTGCGGCGACCGCCTCGTAGAGCAGGAACAGCCGGTACGGGTAGCGGCTGCGGCCGGCCGAGAAGCAGGCCGCCATCCGACCGCCAGGCACGAACCGGCACAGCAGGATGACCACCGGCCCAGGCTGGCGCAGCCCTTGGGTGACCCGGCTGGCCATTCGGCGGGCACGGCTCGGCTCGGTGTGCCGGGGCGCCCGCCGGTCCGGTGCACTCCGACCGAGCAGGTAGCAGGCCAGGTCGCCAGCG
The nucleotide sequence above comes from Micromonospora sp. NBC_00389. Encoded proteins:
- a CDS encoding NAD(P)H-quinone dehydrogenase codes for the protein MSRIVIIGGGPAGYEAALVAAQLDADVTVVEADGAGGACVLSDCVPSKTFIASSGVVTGYRDTEEFGVHSDGLEAVTVDARAVHERVKRLALAQSADIHAKLLKAGVTFVAGTARLGEDALGHTHRVIVTPAGGGEEYSIAASTVLVATGSTPRQLPTAVPDGERILTWRQVYDLPELPAHLIVVGSGVTGAEFASAYLAMGVEVTLVSSRDRVMPHEDADAAAAIERVFRNRGMNILNNSRADAVRRTADGVEVELSDGRKVFGSHALIAVGSIPNTADLGLAEYGVQLGRGGYVTVDRVSRTNVPGIYAAGDCTGVLLLASVAAMQGRIAMWHALGEAVRPLRLRTVAANVFTDPELATVGVSQDEVDSGKVPARQVMLPLSGNARAKMDDLSDGFVKLFCRPASGQVVGGVVVAPKASELILPITMAVENNLTVNELAQTITIYPSLSGSITEAARQLMLHELE
- a CDS encoding DUF998 domain-containing protein; translated protein: MPGTRSTGLLALGGIALAALLTVIGHLEVNDDLNPWALTISDFAVSDRGGVIDIAMVVLALATVALLYGLRRAGPPQPVSDRPTELLLGAWVAGLLLAAVVPTNEPGTAMTTAAYLHRYASVVAFLALPAAGWLLARRPDLAPAARTLRTLVLLSLALATAMIWSAYPGERLLIGLAERLLILTEVAVLGTVAVTLARTPVARWRVTPARGA
- a CDS encoding DedA family protein, translated to MPELLTDVASPTWAYLVLLSLLIADAFVPVIPTQIIMITSGALTVYGGLNLPVTIAVGALGVFAGDLACYLLGRSAPDRRAPRHTEPSRARRMASRVTQGLRQPGPVVILLCRFVPGGRMAACFSAGRSRYPYRLFLLYEAVAALGWATYGALVGHLGGTALTESAWRLAIIATAAAAGFAAAGWAMTLVSARHARAAAAADIPID